Genomic window (Deinococcus cellulosilyticus NBRC 106333 = KACC 11606):
TGGCCTGATCATTGGCATCTTTGGCGGTTTTCACAATGATCTTGATGCCAGGGTACTGTTTCTCCAGTTCGGTTTTGGTGCGATTCGCCCAGTACACCACGCCCCCAGTCCACCCGTGGTCCGCTGCGGGGATGGAAACACCAATCACGGCGTTCTTGTTCTGGGCGAAGGCTGCTGAGGCCATGAGAAGTCCTACGGTCAACAGTGCTTTTTTCATGCTTTCTCCTCCATGTGGAAAGGGTGGCAGGTCATTTGCGGTTGCGCTGCAAGAAGGCCACGATGATGATCACGACCCCCTGAACAGCAGGGTTGAGATATTCGGAAATCAGGCTGGTGATGTTCAGGACGTTGCCAATGGTGGTGAGCAGGATCGCTCCGATCACCGTGCCAAAGATCTTGCCATTGCCGCCCTTCAGGGAAGTTCCCCCGATGATCACGGCAGCGATGGCTTCCAGTTCAAACCCCAGTCCGGTGCTGTTGCTGGCACTGCCCAGCCTGGGCACATACAGAATGGTTGCGATGGTGACACAGAGCGCCTGAAACACGTACACCCAGGTTTTCACCATGTCCACCCGGATCGTGGCATACCGGGCCACCTGTTCGTTGCTCCCAATGGCCTGCACGTACCGTCCAAATGCGGTGCGGTTGAGGATCAGTCCTGCAATCAGGGCCACCCCCAGAAAAACCAGGATGGGCACAGGGATGCCCAGTGGAGCTGCATAATAGACCGGGCTGTACAGGTCTGCGAGTTTGGAGTCCTGAAAGGTGAGGGTTCCCCCCTGGGCCAGTTCGGTCAGAACGGCACGGAAGATGGCTGCCGTACCAAGGGTGACGATGAAGGCCTCAATCCTTCCTTTGGTGATCAGTAAGCCATGCAGGAGCCCCACCACAAATCCCAGAACCACCGTGGCCGCCAGTCCGATCAAGAGGGTCGGGACACTCGCCCCAAAGGTCGTGACCAGAAAATTCAGGGTCAGGATCATCACACCAGATTGCAGGGCCAGCAGGGACCCCACCGACAGGTCAATCCCACCGGAGATGATCACAAAAGTCGCTCCAATGGCGATGATGCCCACCAGGGAGGTGCGGGTCAGCACATTGCTGATGTTGCCCCAGGTTGCGAAATCCGGGTTCAAGGCAGCCCCCAGAATGCCCAGCAGGATCAGGCCCAGCAAGGGCCCGTAACTCAGGACATCAAACCGGAACCTCGGGGCCACCACGGGTTTGTTGACCTCAGGCTGTGACATGCACATCCCCCCTCTTGACGCCAGTGGCATGCTGGATGACTTCAGACTCGGTGAGGTCCTCGCCAGACAGCACCCCCATCACCTCTCCCTGCCGCATCACCACGATGCGGTGACACAGACCCAGCAATTCAGGGAGTTCACTGGAAATCACGATCACACTGCGACCTGCACGGGCGAGTTTTGCCATCAGAAAATAGATCTCCCTTTTGGCCCCGATGTCCACCCCACGGGTGGGCTCGTCCAGAATGATCACCTCGGGGTTGAGTTGCATGATCTTGGCGAGGGCGAGTTTCTGCTGGTTTCCCCCGGACAGGGACCTTGCAGGAATGTCTGCCCGGTCGGCCCGGATGTTGTATTCCATGCGGGCGTTGTCCAGCGCACGCCGTTCTGCCTGAAAGTCCAGCAGGGGCTTTGCGTACAGTTTGAGCACACTGAGGGTCAGGTTGGGCCTTAAAAAAGTGTCCATCAGCAGCCCTTTGCCTTTGCGGTCCTCACTCAGGTACACCAGTCCTGCTCTGGATGCGTCTCTGGGATTGCGAATTTTCAGCTCCTTTCCCCGGTAGATGATCTTGCCTCCGTTGCTGGGCCTGAGGCCCAGCAACCCCTCAAAGAGCTCTGTTCGACCTGCCCCAACCAGCCCGGCAAATCCCAGAATCTCCCCTTCATGAAGGTCAAAACTGACATCTGTAGCCCATCTGGGAACAGTGACGTGCTGCACCTCCAGCACCCTCTTGGTGCTGGGCTCCCCGGGTTTGTCTGGAAACATGTCCTGCAGGTCCCGGCCCACCAGCAGGTTGGCCATTTCCAGCTGGCTCAGGGATGCGGTTTCACGGGTGGTCACAAAACGACCATCCCTGAGGACCGTCACCCGTTCTGTGATCTGTTTGACCTCCTCCAGCTTGTGGGAAATGTAAAGCAGGGTCACTCCACGGGATTTCAGGTCCCGCATGATCGAGAAGAGAATTTCGGTTTCCGAGGGGGTCAGTGTGGCGGTGGGCTCATCCAGAATCAGCACCCTGGCCTGCCTGCCCAGTGCCCTGGCGATCTCCACGAGTTGCTTGTGAGGAATGATCAGGTCCCGCACGCGGGTTCTGGGGTCCAGGTTCAGTCCCACCTGTTCCAGCAGGTGTCTCGCCTCGGCGTGCATGGTGGTGTCATCGAGCAGCATGCCTCTTTTCCGTTCCCGACCCAGAAAGATGTTGTCGGTGATCGTCAGGTCTTCCACCAGATTGAACTCCTGGTGAATCAGGACGATGCCTGCCTGTTCGGCTTCCCGGTTGCTGCGGAAATGCAGGGCCTGACCATCGAGAAGAAGTTGACCTGAAGTTGCCGGGGTGTACCCTGAAAGGATTTTCATCAGGGTGCTCTTCCCTGCCCCGTTCTCACCGATGATGGCGTGGGCCTCCCCCTGTTCCACAGAGAAAGCCACATCGTGCAACACCGGAACCGGACCGTAGGATTTGGAGATGTTCTGAAATTCCAGAAACGACAAGTGAAGCCTCCTGTTTCTGAACGTGAAGTTGCAAGGTGATGCTCTGACTTTAGGCAAACGCAATCAAAAAAGCTTGCACAATACGCAAGTGGTAAATTTTACACATCCAGCACGATTGATTCTTAAGACGAATCCCTTGTGAAAATCCCAATGATCCGTTACTGTACAGATACCCCCGCCCATGACCCCGTACCGCACCGCCACCACCAGGGATGACGAGCGCACGTATTGCCAGCACACGTGTGAGCCCCTCCGTGCGGCCTCAAGGGCAGGGACCCTGGACCTGGTGGCCTGGGGACATGACCTCTATCCGGGGCGGTCTTTTGAAAAACACATGGTTCCAGAAGTGCGCTCGGTGGGCATGTGGAATGCCCCCAGAAAACAGCAGTGGGGCCTGGACTGGCACCACAACACCGGACTGGAATTCGGTTATGTGGAGCGCGGCAAGCTGGGCTTTGCACTGGAAGAGGACAGCTGGCTTCTTCATCCAGGCACCCTGACCCTCACCCGACCCTGGCAGAAGCACCGCCTGGGAAACCCACATGTGGAGGCCTGCACCTACCACTGGCTCCTGCTGGACGTGGGACCTGTCGAAGAAGATTCGTGGAAGTGGCCTGATTGGCTGGTCTGCTCAGCACAAGACCTGAAACACCTCAGGGACCTGCTGGACAGACAGAGTGCTCCTGTGTGGCACGGCAATGCAGAAACGGCCCGTTGTTTCGGACGCATCCGCAGTGCCCTGCTGCTGCCGGAACCAGAACAGGTTGCCGCAAGGCTCAAACTGCATGTGAATGAACTGGTGCTTGCCACCCTTGAACTGCTGTCCCAGCAGGAACACACCAGTCAGGCCCTTCCGGGTGCCTACCGCACAGTGCAGCTCTTTCTGGGCAACCTGATCCACCATCTGGACCAGCCCTGGACGCTGAACAGCATGGCGGAACACTGCCATCTGGGGCGCAGCCAGTTCTCCCATTACTGCCTGAGCATCACCAACATGACCCCCATCGATTACCTGAACCACCAGAGGCTCAACCTCGCCAGACAGTTGCTGGACAGCCAGCCTGAACTGAGCATCACCGAGATCAGCAACAGGTGCGGTTTCAATTCCAGCCAGTACTTTGCGAACAGTTTCAAAGCCAGAGAGGGTTGCACGCCAAGCGAGTACCGGAAAAGGCGGTTTGGTGGTTTGCCTCCCCAGATCTCCATTTCATAGTACGATCACACCCGGTAACCCCGATGCAGCCTTGAGGTGGATTCCCGCACCACCAGTGAAAGTTCAAATTCTGGCATCTCTGCAAGTTCCTCCTGAATCACCTGAAGGACGTGTTTCGCCAGGGCCTGCCCGATGTCGTAAGTGGGCTGGTGCACCGTGGTGAGCGGCGGGGACATGAAGGCCGTTCCAGGCAGGTCATCGTAACCCACCAGTGAAACATCGTCAGGGATGCGCAAACCCTTGCGGTAAAGGGCCAGCCTCGCACCTGCGGCCATCTGGTCGTTGGCAGCAAAAATGGCCGTGAAGGAACTCAGGCTCTCAATCAGTTTCAAAGTGGACAGGTAAGCGGTGCGCTCCAGAAAATCCCCCTGCAGCACCAGTTGAGGCTGAAATGGAATTCCACTGTCTTCCAGAGCGGTCTGGTATCCCCGCAACCGCTCCAGGGCATCCAGATGGTTCTCAGGCCCGGTGATGTGCACGATGTCTCGGTGTCCCAGTTCAATCAGGTGACGGGTGGCAAGATACCCCCCTTTGAACTGGTCCAGGGCCAGACAGCGGTCTTCCAGGCCTTTCACGATCCGTCCAAAGATGAACAGGGGCACCCGTTCTGCGATCTCCAGCAGTTTGGAATCCTCCAGGGTGCTTCCCAGCAGGATCAGGGCATCCACCTTGCGGTAGATCAGGGTCTCAATGGCCCGCAGTTCGTAAGGACTGGACCAGTGGCCGCTGTTGAGGATGGGCTGGTAATCGGTGTCCAGCAGGTGATGCTCAATCCCGCGAATCACATCTGCAAAGTAAGGGCTGACAATGTCCTCGGCGATCACCCCGATGCTCATGCTTCTTCCGCTGATCAGGGTGCGGGCCAGGTAGTTGGGCTGAAACCCCAGCTGTTTCAGGGCGGCCTCGACAGCTTCCCGTTTGTCCTCTGCGACAAAAGCCGTTCCGTTGATGATGCGGGACACCGTGCTGATGGACACCCCAGCGGCTCTGGCGACTTCATTGATGGTGACGTTGCGTTTCTTCATGGGGAGGTCCCTGTCTTGACAGTATATAGGGAGAAAATCACTGCAGGGGTGAGCCATTGGCCCACCCCCACAATCTGTGCAGGCTTACGAATCACTGGACTTTATTCGACCAGCATCACATCATCGACCTGCACATTGCCGCTTGAGGGCACCGTGTCTGCAACCACGTTGATGGTGACGAGGTTTTGCAGCACTTCGGTGGTGGTCTTTTTGGGAGAGGCCCAGTCGGGTTGCGCGAAACTGCTGACAGGCACGTTGATGGTTTTGGCTTCAGGTCCCACATCCACGTACACCTGAGGGTATCCACCATCGGGAATGCCCAGGGATTTGGCTCCGATGAATTCCAGACGCAGTTTGCTGGTTCCGGTGGCTTTGACGGTGAGCCTGAGGGATTTGTAGGCGCTGTAATCCACAGAGACAGGTTGCCCTTCTGCGGTTCTGGGTTTCACTTCGAGGCTCATCAGCACCCCTGCGAAGTCATTGGGGGCTTTGATGTTGAAGTCGAATCCTGCCCGCTGGGTCAGGCCACTTCCAGCCGGGTAGACCACGGCTGCGGGTTCATTGCCCTGATCCTGGTTGCTGAAGGTGCTGGGGTTCTCGGGTTTTTGCTGGAAGCCCGAGAGGAACACCTTGCCCCCCTCTGCAGTGGTGAGCCTGCCTTCTGACAGGGTTTCAAAGCTGGCAATGGTTTTGGTTTTTCCGGTGGGTGGTGGTGGAGCGGTGAAGGTGGAGGGAACCTTCAGAAGGGCTGCACCGTTGCCCCGCACGTCTTTGCTGCGAAGGCCCAGCACCATGCGTTCCTTGCTGATCTGGGAGGAATCGATGCGCCAGTCTTCTTCCTTCTGGATGTCGAACCACACGATGGCCTTGATCTGGGGGAAGAGTTTGGGCAGGTCTGCAAACATGTTCAGAATCCACTGGCCCTTGTCTCCACCCACTTCTGAGGAGGCGAATTCTCCGATGATGATGGGTTTGGAGGGGGCAATTTTCAGGGCACGGTCGTACCCGCTCTTGAACACATCCCTGAAGGAGGCCCAGCTTCCCCAGGAGGGGTTGGTTCCCCAGTTGTAGCCATCAATGCTCACCCAGTCCACGTAGGCATCACCAGGATAGGCTTTTGCCACATCGTTCCAGGCTTCTCCGGGCACATCGGCGTTGTTGAAGCACCAGATCCACTGGACCTTGGTGGCCCCTTCTGCCTTGAAGATGTCATGCACGTGCTGGTAGGCCTTCACGTAGGTTTCGGGGTTCTGGCCGTTGGTGGACACCGCCCAGGGGTACCAGTTGCCGTTGAATTCGTGTCCCCAGCGCAGCATGAAGGGAACATTGACCGCTTTGGCCTCTTTGGCCCAGCTGCGGATGTAGGCGTCCCATTTGCCGTCCAGAATGTCTTTCAGCTTGATCTGTTTGGGGTCATCAACACCGACACTCCAGTCCCAGGGTTCCCAGGTGATGTTGGGCACCACCCCTTGCTGGCTGAGGGCCAGAACTTCTGCTTTGGGGAACGCAGTGTTTCCTTTCCAGGAGCTGTACCACATCACGGTGGCGGGCTTGAACCTGAGGTCTTTTGAAACCTCATCTGGCGTGTTGGCGTGGTTTGGGCGCTCACGGAAGATCCCGAAGAAGACACCATTGGTGCTGTCTGCATTGGTGTCTTTGAGGATGGGCAGACCTGCAATTCCAGACTCAGGTCCAGTGGGGGGTTGTGGCAGCGTCTGGGAGGCACAACTGGTCAGGAGGGCGGTGAGGAGCAGAAAGCGGGGCAGGGTTTTCCGGGGGCTGGGGATCACAGGGCACCTCTCTGGTGATGAAATTCCTCTGAAAAGCTTTTCTTGAAAGAGAAGGCATGTTCGATTCATCCCAGAAAACGAGTCTGGAATCCATCAAAAATACTCACCCTCCCTGGACTGGCCTCAGAGTGAACTTCAGTTGGTTTTGCTGAATTCAGCCTAGCATCTGAAAACCTTTTCTTCAAGGGGGTCTGTGACCTGCGCACTTCCAGATCACCGTCTGCGTTGATTTATCTGGCGGTTTCTTTCAAATGCCCTTCAGCTCCATACTGTGCAGTCCACTGAATTTTCGTCTACCGCACCTTGCCGAAGCCTGCTCAGGATATCCCTGCAAAATTTTCCTCCACCTCTCCCTCTTGCGGAAAGGCTTTTCATGAAGTATGGTGAATCCACAGCCAAAATTCACCTCCAACATTGTGCAGGTCCGCTCTGTCGTGACCCATGGCTTCATGACCCATTCTGCATTCCGCCCTGTCTGGGCCTTGAAGAGAGGCCCGGCCCCCTTCTGCTGCTTCAAGGAGACAACCATGAAAAAAGCCATTCTGCTGACCTCTGCCCTGCTGTTTGTTGCCTGCAATCAGGCCCCTGCTCCCGAGACCTTCCAGAAACAGGCCGACAGTGGCACGCCCGCCGCTGGCACCAGCTGGAACGGAAGCAGTTTCAATGATGACTTCACCCATTGGGGCTTCAACGATTCGCTGTGGGAACGCATCAACAACAACAACGGTAGTCCTTTTGGGTGCACCTTCAACCCCAACAACGCCTACCCGGACGCCTGGGCACAGGCCAGTGGCAAGCTGAACATGCAGATCAACACCAGTGGCACCCGCTGTGCAGAAATGAAAACCAGACAGCGGCTGGCTGCACCCCGCTCCACCATTGGGGGCAGCTTCAATCTGGACAATGTGCCCGGAACCCTGGCATCGATTTTCACCTTCAAACGCTGGGACACCGGAGGCGGAGCCTGGCAGGAAATTGACATTGAGTACATTCCATCCTGGCCCGGAGCAGGCAACCAGCCCAGACTTCACGTTGCAGTCATCTACCAGGCTTCTCCCACCTCAGACAAGTACATCTACGAGGGGTTCATCAATGTGGGCACGGGCATCGTGAGCTCCAACAACTTCACCACCAGCCTCTTCAACTGGGACACCAATTCGGTGCAGTGGAAGTACGGCAACAACGTGATTTTCACCATGTACAGGGGCACCCCTTCGGCAGAATCTTTCAGCTACCAGGAAGGCAGCTACCGGGTGCACGTCTACCGCAACAACACCTACGGGGGCAGCCTGAACGTCAACTCCGCCCACTTCCCGGGCGACCCGACCTACATCTACATGAATTACTGGCGTGGAGACAACTCTTCGGGCATTTCCCAGTTCATGGGCACCTATCCTGGCAACAACCCCACCGCCACCGCACGGTACACCAACCTGTTCTACACCCGCTGGTGAACTTTCAGCCCCCTGAAGCAGAGGCATAAATCAAATGCCTCTGCTTCAGGGGCCAAATCAAAGAAGCCCCTGTAAAAATTCCCTCACCACCCCATTGAAGCCTTCCGGGTCTTCCTGATACACCCCGTGACCGCACTCTGGAAATTCCACCAGTGTGGTGAACGGACGTTTCCGGGCCATCTCGCGGGCCTGGTCGGTGCTGAGCACCCAGCTTTTGTGCCCCTGAATGAGCAGGGTGGGGCAGGAGGTGGCCAGCCAGTCGGACCACCAGTTTCCCAGAACGTGCTGCTGGGAACGGCTCAGGTGGTCGGCCTTGAAACGGAAGCCCCATCCAGATTCATCTTCCATCACGCTTTCACCAAAGTATTTCTCTGAGGTTTTCTGTTCCCTGAGAAAAGCCCTCAGGGCTTCCAGTGTCGGAAAACGCCGGGGCCAGTCCAGAGCGTGGTCGGTGGGAACATCAATCTCTGCGCCCACATCCACAATGACCAGGGCCTGCACACGTTCAGGATGCCTTGCTGCGTACTGG
Coding sequences:
- a CDS encoding LacI family DNA-binding transcriptional regulator; amino-acid sequence: MKKRNVTINEVARAAGVSISTVSRIINGTAFVAEDKREAVEAALKQLGFQPNYLARTLISGRSMSIGVIAEDIVSPYFADVIRGIEHHLLDTDYQPILNSGHWSSPYELRAIETLIYRKVDALILLGSTLEDSKLLEIAERVPLFIFGRIVKGLEDRCLALDQFKGGYLATRHLIELGHRDIVHITGPENHLDALERLRGYQTALEDSGIPFQPQLVLQGDFLERTAYLSTLKLIESLSSFTAIFAANDQMAAGARLALYRKGLRIPDDVSLVGYDDLPGTAFMSPPLTTVHQPTYDIGQALAKHVLQVIQEELAEMPEFELSLVVRESTSRLHRGYRV
- a CDS encoding glycoside hydrolase family 26 protein, whose amino-acid sequence is MIPSPRKTLPRFLLLTALLTSCASQTLPQPPTGPESGIAGLPILKDTNADSTNGVFFGIFRERPNHANTPDEVSKDLRFKPATVMWYSSWKGNTAFPKAEVLALSQQGVVPNITWEPWDWSVGVDDPKQIKLKDILDGKWDAYIRSWAKEAKAVNVPFMLRWGHEFNGNWYPWAVSTNGQNPETYVKAYQHVHDIFKAEGATKVQWIWCFNNADVPGEAWNDVAKAYPGDAYVDWVSIDGYNWGTNPSWGSWASFRDVFKSGYDRALKIAPSKPIIIGEFASSEVGGDKGQWILNMFADLPKLFPQIKAIVWFDIQKEEDWRIDSSQISKERMVLGLRSKDVRGNGAALLKVPSTFTAPPPPTGKTKTIASFETLSEGRLTTAEGGKVFLSGFQQKPENPSTFSNQDQGNEPAAVVYPAGSGLTQRAGFDFNIKAPNDFAGVLMSLEVKPRTAEGQPVSVDYSAYKSLRLTVKATGTSKLRLEFIGAKSLGIPDGGYPQVYVDVGPEAKTINVPVSSFAQPDWASPKKTTTEVLQNLVTINVVADTVPSSGNVQVDDVMLVE
- a CDS encoding alpha/beta fold hydrolase encodes the protein MHKKFFYSENLRLSYTDTATDLPVLISLHGHFGRGSTFHPLQQALQDQWRVICLDQRGHGYSDHAESYTRADYLNDLHQFILHLGLDQVVLLGHSLGGVNAYQYAARHPERVQALVIVDVGAEIDVPTDHALDWPRRFPTLEALRAFLREQKTSEKYFGESVMEDESGWGFRFKADHLSRSQQHVLGNWWSDWLATSCPTLLIQGHKSWVLSTDQAREMARKRPFTTLVEFPECGHGVYQEDPEGFNGVVREFLQGLL
- a CDS encoding AraC family transcriptional regulator, which produces MTPYRTATTRDDERTYCQHTCEPLRAASRAGTLDLVAWGHDLYPGRSFEKHMVPEVRSVGMWNAPRKQQWGLDWHHNTGLEFGYVERGKLGFALEEDSWLLHPGTLTLTRPWQKHRLGNPHVEACTYHWLLLDVGPVEEDSWKWPDWLVCSAQDLKHLRDLLDRQSAPVWHGNAETARCFGRIRSALLLPEPEQVAARLKLHVNELVLATLELLSQQEHTSQALPGAYRTVQLFLGNLIHHLDQPWTLNSMAEHCHLGRSQFSHYCLSITNMTPIDYLNHQRLNLARQLLDSQPELSITEISNRCGFNSSQYFANSFKAREGCTPSEYRKRRFGGLPPQISIS
- a CDS encoding sugar ABC transporter ATP-binding protein; the encoded protein is MSFLEFQNISKSYGPVPVLHDVAFSVEQGEAHAIIGENGAGKSTLMKILSGYTPATSGQLLLDGQALHFRSNREAEQAGIVLIHQEFNLVEDLTITDNIFLGRERKRGMLLDDTTMHAEARHLLEQVGLNLDPRTRVRDLIIPHKQLVEIARALGRQARVLILDEPTATLTPSETEILFSIMRDLKSRGVTLLYISHKLEEVKQITERVTVLRDGRFVTTRETASLSQLEMANLLVGRDLQDMFPDKPGEPSTKRVLEVQHVTVPRWATDVSFDLHEGEILGFAGLVGAGRTELFEGLLGLRPSNGGKIIYRGKELKIRNPRDASRAGLVYLSEDRKGKGLLMDTFLRPNLTLSVLKLYAKPLLDFQAERRALDNARMEYNIRADRADIPARSLSGGNQQKLALAKIMQLNPEVIILDEPTRGVDIGAKREIYFLMAKLARAGRSVIVISSELPELLGLCHRIVVMRQGEVMGVLSGEDLTESEVIQHATGVKRGDVHVTA
- a CDS encoding ABC transporter permease, encoding MSQPEVNKPVVAPRFRFDVLSYGPLLGLILLGILGAALNPDFATWGNISNVLTRTSLVGIIAIGATFVIISGGIDLSVGSLLALQSGVMILTLNFLVTTFGASVPTLLIGLAATVVLGFVVGLLHGLLITKGRIEAFIVTLGTAAIFRAVLTELAQGGTLTFQDSKLADLYSPVYYAAPLGIPVPILVFLGVALIAGLILNRTAFGRYVQAIGSNEQVARYATIRVDMVKTWVYVFQALCVTIATILYVPRLGSASNSTGLGFELEAIAAVIIGGTSLKGGNGKIFGTVIGAILLTTIGNVLNITSLISEYLNPAVQGVVIIIVAFLQRNRK